TCGCTGACCTCGATCGGCAGTCCGGCATAGCCGGTGCTGGCGCTGCGCACGCCTGCGGCCTCATCCCGCCAGGTGTGCAGCAAGCCGCGCACGCCGTTGGGGCCTTGCATCGCCTTGATTACCTGCGGGCCACCGATCTGGGCACGATTATAAGATGAGACCAGAAAATCCCGTTCATAGGCGGTCAGCTGACCGGTTGCCGGAAAACCCATATGGACCTGGTACTGGCTGATCGCAGTCCGGGACCGACGCCCCATGACGCCATCCGGCGTACCCGCCGGGAAGCCGAAGTAGTTGAGAGAAGCCTGCGTTTCACGGTTGTGCGCCCGCGTGGCCGAATAGCCTTGGCTGACGGTGCGGCGTTTCTTGTTGCGGTTCACCTCATTGACGATGGCGCCGCCGACAATGCCGCCCAGAAGAGCGGCCCCAAGATTATCAGCAGCAACGGGGCCAGAAGGGGCGGATAGAAACAGGGTCGCCGCAAGCGCGGTCTTGATCGGGGTACGGAACATGAAACAGGCCCTCTATTGAACAACAAAAAGAATCGTTGCAGATAGGATACCCTGAAAATGCTGATTTTCTGCAGATTTTTTCCTGCAGCATTGGACTTCCATTTTCCTAAAACTCCATCAGAGGTGCCCTGCAATGGTTGACTGGATCACATCCGACACCCCCGTCGATTATCAGGAAGCGACCGATTTCATGGAGGCACGCGCCGCAGCCATCGCGGCAGGCGAGGCAGATGAGTGCATCTGGCTGCTTGAACATCCGCCGCTTTACACCGCCGGAACCTCGGCGCGGGTGGAAGACCTGACCGACCCAGAGCGGTTTCCGGTCTACCCGTCAAAACGCGGCGGGCAATATACTTATCACGGCCCCGGTCAGCGGGTTGTCTATGTGATGCTGGACGTGGGTAAACGCGGCCATGATGTGCGCCGTTTTGTGCAGCAGCTGGAAGACTGGGTGATCCGCGCGCTGGCGGAGTTCAACCTGACCGGACACATCCGCTGCGGCCGTGTCGGCGTCTGGATCGAACGCCCGGACAAACCGCGGACCACGACCGGAGAAATCGCAGAAGACAAGATCGCCGCGATCGGGATCCGCCTGCGTAAATGGGTGAGTTTCCACGGAATTTCGATCAACGTGGAACCGGATCTGGAGCATTTCACCGGAATCGTGCCCTGCGGCATCACGGAGCATGGCGTCACAAGTCTGGTGGATATGGGCCTGCCCGTCACCATGGCCGATGTCGATGTCGCCCTGCGCCGCAGCTTCGATGAGGTCTTCGGGGCAGAGGCCGCCGCCAACGGGGCTTCCTGCTCCGCCTGAACCCAGGATTGCTGCCCCGGCGTGATCGAGCAAAAACACCCCAAATCAATGTGAGGTCGGCACAGTCACAGAACGTGATCGCTTTGCCACCTTATATTGACTGTCAGGGAAGCCGCGTCGGCAGACCAATGCAATGGAGATCCGCCCAATCCCACCAATGTGTTGTGTCCCCGCCCCCAGAAGGCTGGCCGAAGAACCAGAGGCAGGAGACGGGCATGGACGGCTATCTTAGGCACAGGCAAAACTCCTGACCAGCACCCGCTCGGTCCGCCCCCGAACAACGCCCAGTTTTCGGTCGAGTTAATATTCGCCGCCGCCCTTCAAAAAGATGCGGCAGCGATGTCGCTCAGCATTGCGTCAGCCGGTCAACCGGCGACCGCATCCCGGATCTTGGCCGCGTGTTCCTGGATCTGCTCCATGTCGCCCATTTTGCCCGGCGGGCGCAGCTTGTCGCCCTCCTTGCGCGGCAGTACGTGGAAATGCAGGTGGAACACCTCCTGCCCGCCTGCGGCCTCGTTGAACTGCTGGACGGTGACCCCGTCTGCGTCAAAAGCCTTGAGCACCGCGTGGCCCATTTTCTGCACGGTCTGCATGACGGCCGCCAGTTGCTCGGGGCTGGCATCCAGAACGTTGCGGCAGGGTGTTTTCGGGATAACCAGCAGATGCCCATCTGCCCGGGGCATGATATCCATGAAAGCGAGAGTATCATCATCTTCATAAACCCGCGCCGAGGGGATTTCCCCGCGCAGCAATTTTGCAAAGATATTGTCAGAATCATAGGCGGGCATCGGCTGTCTCTCCATCCTTAGCGGTCTCCCGGTTTTGCGCGCCGGGCTGGCGCAGGTCTAACATTGCCGATCCGCGATAGGAATGCCCCCCAGAAAAGCCACCCCCCGCGACAATTATTCTTGATCCAGATCAAACTCCGCCATTGAAGGCCCTTTAAGGGCGCTCTAAAACCAACATCGAGTCTAGGCCGCCCGGAAACCCTCCCAGTGGCCTTAAGTTTTGCAACAGGAGGCACCTTAAATGGCAGACGCAGCCATTCATGGTCACGGCCACGAAGACGAGCGCGGTTTTTTCACCCGCTGGTTCATGAGCACGAACCATAAGGATATCGGCATTCTCTACCTGATCGTTTCGGCGCTTGCAGGTTTCATTTCCGTCGCGTTCACCGTGTTCATGCGGCTTGAGCTGATGGACCCCGGCGTTCAGTACATGTGCATGGAGCACCTGGACAAAGGTCTCATCAGCGGCTTCTTGAGCACGATGGCGGCATCTGTTCCGGGCGAATGTACCCCGAACGGACACCTCTGGAACGTTCTGATCACCGCGCACGGCATCCTGATGATGTTCTTCGTGGTCATCCCGGCACTGTTCGGCGGTTTCGGCAACTACTTCATGCCGCTGCAGATCGGCGCGCCGGACATGGCGTTCCCGCGGATGAACAACCTCAGCTTCTGGCTCTACGTGGCTGGTACCTCGCTGGCGGTTGCCTCGGTGCTGGCACCGGGCGGCAACGACCAGATGGGTTCTGGCGTGGGCTGGGTTCTCTACCCGCCGCTGTCGGTCAATGAAGGCGGTTTCTCGATGGACCTGGCGATCTTCGCCGTCCACGTTTCGGGTGCCTCGTCGATCCTCGGCGCGATCAACATGATCACCACCTTCCTGAACATGCGTGCCCCTGGCATGACCCTGTTCAAGGTACCGCTGTTCTCCTGGTCGATCTTTGTCACCTCCTGGCTGATCCTGCTGTCCCTGCCGGTTCTGGCTGGCGCCATCACCATGCTGCTGATGGACCGTAACTTCGGCTTTACCTTCTTTGACCCCGCAGGCGGTGGTGACCCGATCCTGTACCAGCACATCCTGTGGTTCTTCGGCCACCCGGAAGTGTACATCGTGATCCTGCCGGGCTTTGGTATCATCTCCCACGTGATCGCGACCTTCTCGAAGAAGCCGGTCTTCGGTTACCTGCCGATGGTCTGGGCGATCATTGCGATCGGTGTTCTGGGCTTCGTCGTCTGGGCGCACCACATGTATACCGTTGGTATGTCGTTGAACCAGCAGGCCTACTTCATGCTGGCAACGATGGTCATCGCGGTTCCCACCGGGGTTAAGGTCTTCTCCTGGATCGCAACCATGTGGGGCGGCTCCATCGAGTTCAAAGCGCCCATGATGTTCGCTTTCGGCTTCCTGTTCCTGTTCACCGTTGGTGGTGTGACCGGTGTGGTTCTGTCGCAGGCTGCCGTGGACCGTGCCTATCACGACACTTACTACGTGGTTGCTCACTTCCACTACGTGATGTCGCTGGGTGCTGTCTTCGCGATCTTCGCAGGCATCTACTTCTACTTCGGCAAGATGACCGGCAAGCAGTACTCCGAGATCGGCGCTCAGATTCACTTCTGGATGTTCTTCATCGGTGCAAACCTGACCTTCTTCCCCCAGCACTTCCTGGGCCGTCAGGGCATGCCGCGTCGTTACATCGACTATCCCGAAGGCTTCGCCTACTGGAACAAGATCTCGTCCTACGGCGCGTTCCTGTCCTTCGCATCCTTCGTGTTCTTCTTCGGTGTCGTGATCTACTCGCTGCTGCGCGGCGCACGTATCACCCAGAACAACTACTGGAACGAATATGCCGATACGCTTGAGTGGACGCTGCCCTCGCCGCCGCCCGAGCACACCTTTGAAATCCTGCCCAAGCAGGAAGACTGGGATCGTTCCCACTCCCACTAAAAGGTGGATGGCACAGTAAAACAAAAGGCCCCGGGGCATCTGCTCCGGGGCCTTTTTTCGTAGTTTCAATCTTCTCTTTTGCGACAAAGCGCGCCTTGAAAACCTGCCCGCCGGGACCATAATTCAAAGCTCTATCCACTCCCTACATCCTACTCGTCTCATGCCCTACAACTGGACCCACGCCGACAGCGCCGCAGAAGGCGATGCCCCTCGAGAGTTGCACCTGTGGCCGCATCAATCCCTGCCCGTAGAAGGCTACGTGCGGTTTCTGGCCCTGACTGCCGTTCTGATTTCGGTGCCCCTGCTGCCGCTGCTTGGATCCTTCGTTCTTTGGGGGCTTTTGCCGTTTCTTTTGATCACCCTCTTCGGCATGAAATGGGCGCTGGACCGCAGCCGACGCGACCGGCAGATCCTGGAGGTCCTGACGCTGGGCCCCGAAGAGGCCCGGCTGGAGCGCACCGGCCCCCGCGGCGGACATCAAAGCTGGCATTGCAATCGCCATTGGACCACCGTCCAACTGCACGCCCATGATGGACCAGTGCCCAATTACGTGACCCTGCGCGGCGGTGGCCGGGAGGTCGAGATCGGCGCCTTCCTGTCCGAGGAGGAGCGCAAAGCGCTCTATGACGACCTGCAATCGGCACTGCGGGGCTGAGCCTGCTGAAATCGGGTTTTGACTTTCCCCGGTCCGCGGGCTACTCAGCCTGCATGTGTAAAACGACGCCTCTTTTCAGCACCGTTTATTATCCGCTGTTTCCATAACGGCGGCCGCATACACTTGTTTTGATGTTCACCCGCCGCGATCCGGCGGTCAGCAGCAGCATCAGACACTCCTCCGGTTTCGTGGCCCACCGGAGCGTTTCGATGACTTCAATGCCTCATATCCACACGGTTGGCCTGATCGGCTTTGGCCAATTCGGTAAGCTGATCGCCCGACACCTGTCGCCGCATGTACCGCTCGTGATTTGCGATCCAGCCCTGCCACCAGACGCCATCTCAGGACCGAACCAGCGCGCCGGCGATCTGGCCACGGCCGCTGGTTGCCCGTTGGTGATCCTCGCGGTGCCGGTTCATACCATCGGGAGCGTCTGTAGTGAGATCCGCCCATACCTTCAGCCCGACGCCATTGTCGCGGATGTCGGCTCGGTCAAGCTGGAGCCGGTACAAATCATGCAAAGCCGCCTGCCGGATCATGTCGACCTCGTGGGCACCCACCCGCTTTTTGGCCCGCAAAGCGCCCGCGCTGGCCTCGCTGGTCACAAGATTGCCCTTTGCAACATACGTGGCAGGTCTCACCTGCCCCTGGCGGCCTTTCTCAGAACGGTGTTGGGCCTACAGGTGATTCTGACCACCGCCGAGCAGCACGATATTGAGGCCGCCACCGTTCAGGGGCTGACGCACCTAATTGCCCGGACCCTGTCCGACATGGGCCCCCTGCCCGCCCGGATGACGACTGCCAGCTTTGACCGGCTGGTCGAAGCGGTGCAGATGGTTCAGGGGGATCCCCCTGCCGTCTTTGCCGCAATTGCAGAAGCCAATCCCTTTGCCGCAAAGGTACGCGAAGATTTCCTGCGCAAGGCCGGGGCCGTGGTCGGCGCTCTGGATGCCGAACTGCCATAAAAGCAAAAAGCCCGCAGCGATGCGGGCCTTTTTTTCGCACTCAATTTTTCATGGCGAGTGCCCGTTCCGGCAGCTGCCTCAGCAGCCGCCTTCAGAGCACAGCTCGTCCTTGACCATCGGGCCAACAAGGCCGAAATCGACTTGGCCGGTGTATTTGGACTTCAGAACACCCATGACCTTGCCCATATCCCGGATCGAGGCCGCACCGGTGTCGCTGACCGCGCTCTTGACCGCGCTGCGGATCTCTTCTTCGGTCAGCTGTTTGGGCAGGAATTCTTCGATGATGGTAATTTCCGCCAGTTCCCGCTCAGCCAGATCCAGACGACCGCCCTCTTCATAGGCGCGGGCGCTTTCGTTGCGCTGCTTGGTCATCTTGCCCAGGATCCCGAGGATTTCAGCATCGCCGATACTGCCTTCCTCACCATCACCGCGCGCGGCGATTTCCTTGTCCTTGATCGCGGCATTGATCAGGCGAAGCGTTGCCAGCCGTTCGGCTGCCTTGTCTTTCATGGCCTGCTTCAGGGCCTGATTGACCCGTGTACGCGTATCCATTTTTCTGTACCCATCCCCATGGCATCGGAATTCGGACGTTTATCCAATTGAAAGCCGCATTTCAAGCGCGCGCTCTGACGCCCTTTGCCTGCAGGCTTTGTCGCGCCTGTGCGCAGCGCTCTTGACCCGCTCTGAACCACCCCCTACAAGCCCTTGAATTTCACCTCATGGAGAGTCGTGTCATGGCCGATACCGCACCGTCCAAGCCAACCGCGTGCCTTGCGCTTGCTGATGGAACCGTCTTTTACGGAACCGGGTTCGGCGCAACAGGACGAACCGTGGCCGAGCTGTGTTTCAACACCGCGATGACCGGCTATCAGGAGATCATGACCGACCCGTCTTATGCCGGGCAAATCGTGACCTTTACCTTCCCGCATATCGGCAACACCGGCGTCACTCCCGAAGATGACGAAACCGGCGATCCGGTTGCGGCTGGCATGGTGGTGAAATGGGACCCGACGCTGGCCTCCAACTGGCGCGCCACCGAAGAGCTGAAAGCCTGGCTGACCCGCACCGGACGCATCGCCATCGGCGGCATCGACACCCGGCGCCTGACCCGCGCGATCCGCCAGCAGGGCGCTCCGCATGCGGCGCTGGCGCATGATCCGGAAGGCAACTTCGACGTCGAAGCACTGGTTGCAGCCGCCCGCGGCTGGTCCGGTCTGGAAGGTCTGGATCTGGCCAAGGACGTCACCTGCGCCCAAAGCTATCGCTGGGACGAAATGCGGTGGGCCTGGCCCGAAGGCTATACCCGTCAGGAGGCCCCCCAGCACAAAGTCGTCGCCGTCGACTATGGCGCTAAGCGCAACATCCTGCGCTGCTTGGCCTCTGCGGGCTGCGATGTGACCGTTCTGCCTGCAACGGCCACGGCCGAAGAGGTGCTCGCCCATAATCCTGACGGAGTGTTCCTGTCCAATGGCCCCGGCGATCCGGCGGCCACCGGCGCCTATGCCGTGCCGATGATCAAGACGATCCTCGACACCACCGATCTGCCCGTTTTTGGCATCTGCCTTGGACACCAGATGCTGGCGCTGGCGCTGGGTGGTAAGACGGTCAAGATGAACCACGGCCACCATGGGGCGAACCACCCGGTGAAAGAGCATTCCACCGGCAAGGTTGAGATTACCTCGATGAACCACGGGTTCGCAGTAGACGCGCAGTCCCTGCCCGAAGGCGTGGAAGAGACCCATATTTCGCTCTTTGACGGCTCCAACTGTGGCATCGCCATGACCGGGCGCCCTGTCTATTCTGTACAGCACCACCCGGAGGCAAGCCCCGGTCCGCAGGACAGTTTTTACCTTTTCGAACGTTTTGCGGAAGCCATGGCGACTCGCAAGGCTTCGTAAAAAGACCCCCAGGAAAACCCCAAGCTCAGCACTGTTAACCGCCCATTAACCATGGGCGGCAACCGTAGCCCCACCTTCCATCTGGGGTTGATTTGACATGGGCAAACACACACAGGGATTGCGACTTCCGGCAAGCGCGCTCATCCGGGCGCATCAGGCGCAGGTTCATTTCACCGCGCGTCAGAACCAAAAAAGTAGGAACCATTCCGCTTTCGGCGCCCCTCCGGCAAGGATCAAACCGCGCCAGCCGCCAGCGCCCAGCGCCGGACCACCGGCGGACGCAGCTATCCGTGCGCTAACGCTGCGGCAGCATGGAAAATCCCCGCCAGACAGCCAGCAGTCCATGTTGCCAAGGACCACGCGATCCTCTGGAAAAGGCGCGCGAACGTCCCAGGGGAACAAAGCCTCTGCCCCAGACGTTTTCCGCTATGTCGAGCTGGCAAACGCCCGCCCTGACCCAAACCTTCTACACAAAATGCCCCCGGCCTTCTGGCTGCGAAACTCTGCCGTGCCCTGGATGCGGCTGGGGGATTCCATCGTTGTGGCCATGGCCGATCTCAGCCAGGCCGACCGGGTTCAGGCACAACTGCGCAATGCCTTTGGCACCGTGATCCCGGTTCTTGCCCGCAAGGTGCAGGTGCAGGACCTTCTGACGCGCACCCTGCGGCACCGGATGGTCCGGAACGCCAGCGTCAGCGTGCCGTCCGAGATGAGCAGCCGCTTCCTCGCCCATGGCAGGCTCCATATGGCAATGGCGGTGTGGATGGGGATGGTGCTGAGCCTGACCATTCTGGTTCCGATGTTCGTTTTCAACGCCTTCAGCGCACTGGCCTTTGCGCTGCTCCTGCTGTTTACTGGCTTTCGGGTGATCGGTCTCGCAGGCTTTCTTGCAGAGCGTTACCGCCCGCCCCTGCCCCACCGCAGCCTTTTGCGTCCGGATCAATTGCCCCGCATCTCGGTCCTGGTGCCCTTGTTCCGTGAGGCAAAGATCAGCGGCGCGCTTTTGCACCGGCTCCGGAAACTGCGGTATCCGCGCCACCTTATGGAGGTTATCCTGGTGCTGGAAGAGGATGACGCCATCACCCTGCGGGCGGTGCAAAAGGCCCGGCTGCCCCATTGGATCCGGGTGATCAGGGTGCCCGCTTACGCGGACCTGAAGACCAAGCCCCGGGCGCTGAACTACGCGCTGAACCACTGCCAGGGTGAGATCATCGGCGTCTGGGATGCCGAAGATGCGCCGCAGCCCGATCAACTGCACCGGGTGGCTGCGGCCTTTGCCCATGCTCCTCCTGAACTGGCCTGTGTGCAAGGTGTCCTGGATTATTACAATCCTCGCGCCAGCTGGATCGCGCGCTGCTTTACGCTGGAATACGCCAGCTGGTTCCGCATTATCCTGCATGGAATTGCCCGCATGGGGCTGGTCGTTCCGCTTGGCGGCACCACCATGTTCATCCGGCGCGGCATTCTGGACCGGGTTGGCGGCTGGGACGCCCACAATGTGACCGAGGATGCCGACCTGGGCGTGCGCCTGTTCCGAGCCGGCTATCGCACCAAGATGCTGGCCTCCACCACCTATGAAGAGGCCAATTGCCGCCCCTGGCCCTGGATCAAGCAGAGATCACGCTGGCTCAAAGGTTTCATGGTGACCTATTGCGTCCACATGCGATCCCCGGCGCAGCTTCTTCGGGATCTTGGCTGGTCGCGGTTCATCGGCTTCCAGATCTTCTTTCTGTGCTCTGTCGGGCAATTTCTGCTCGCCCCATTCCTGTGGAGCTTCTGGCTCGTCGCCTTGGGGCTGCCTCATCCCAGCGCAGACACGGTTCCCGGAGGCTGGCTGGCGCTCGCCGTCGCAAGCATCGTAATTTTTGAGCTCCTGAACCAGATAACAGCTGTTGTCGCAGCCTTTGTAACCCGTCGGCGATGGCTGGCCCTGTGGGCACCTTGCCTTCTGTACTATTATCCTATGGGAGTCGTCGCCGCCTACAAGGGCCTCTATGAATTGGTTTTTCATCCGTTTTTCTGGGACAAGACCGATCACGGGTTCCACGCGCCGGACGATTATTATGACCCACAGACACGGAGCGCAATACAGGCCGAGGCCTGCAGCAGCGCACAGAGTTGACCTGCCTGCAAGAGACGCAACCTGACGCTCAGCCTTTGCTGCGGTCGCC
This genomic stretch from Phaeobacter gallaeciensis harbors:
- the lipB gene encoding lipoyl(octanoyl) transferase LipB; translated protein: MVDWITSDTPVDYQEATDFMEARAAAIAAGEADECIWLLEHPPLYTAGTSARVEDLTDPERFPVYPSKRGGQYTYHGPGQRVVYVMLDVGKRGHDVRRFVQQLEDWVIRALAEFNLTGHIRCGRVGVWIERPDKPRTTTGEIAEDKIAAIGIRLRKWVSFHGISINVEPDLEHFTGIVPCGITEHGVTSLVDMGLPVTMADVDVALRRSFDEVFGAEAAANGASCSA
- a CDS encoding HIT family protein — encoded protein: MPAYDSDNIFAKLLRGEIPSARVYEDDDTLAFMDIMPRADGHLLVIPKTPCRNVLDASPEQLAAVMQTVQKMGHAVLKAFDADGVTVQQFNEAAGGQEVFHLHFHVLPRKEGDKLRPPGKMGDMEQIQEHAAKIRDAVAG
- a CDS encoding cytochrome c oxidase subunit I — protein: MADAAIHGHGHEDERGFFTRWFMSTNHKDIGILYLIVSALAGFISVAFTVFMRLELMDPGVQYMCMEHLDKGLISGFLSTMAASVPGECTPNGHLWNVLITAHGILMMFFVVIPALFGGFGNYFMPLQIGAPDMAFPRMNNLSFWLYVAGTSLAVASVLAPGGNDQMGSGVGWVLYPPLSVNEGGFSMDLAIFAVHVSGASSILGAINMITTFLNMRAPGMTLFKVPLFSWSIFVTSWLILLSLPVLAGAITMLLMDRNFGFTFFDPAGGGDPILYQHILWFFGHPEVYIVILPGFGIISHVIATFSKKPVFGYLPMVWAIIAIGVLGFVVWAHHMYTVGMSLNQQAYFMLATMVIAVPTGVKVFSWIATMWGGSIEFKAPMMFAFGFLFLFTVGGVTGVVLSQAAVDRAYHDTYYVVAHFHYVMSLGAVFAIFAGIYFYFGKMTGKQYSEIGAQIHFWMFFIGANLTFFPQHFLGRQGMPRRYIDYPEGFAYWNKISSYGAFLSFASFVFFFGVVIYSLLRGARITQNNYWNEYADTLEWTLPSPPPEHTFEILPKQEDWDRSHSH
- a CDS encoding DUF2244 domain-containing protein, with translation MPYNWTHADSAAEGDAPRELHLWPHQSLPVEGYVRFLALTAVLISVPLLPLLGSFVLWGLLPFLLITLFGMKWALDRSRRDRQILEVLTLGPEEARLERTGPRGGHQSWHCNRHWTTVQLHAHDGPVPNYVTLRGGGREVEIGAFLSEEERKALYDDLQSALRG
- a CDS encoding prephenate dehydrogenase, whose protein sequence is MTSMPHIHTVGLIGFGQFGKLIARHLSPHVPLVICDPALPPDAISGPNQRAGDLATAAGCPLVILAVPVHTIGSVCSEIRPYLQPDAIVADVGSVKLEPVQIMQSRLPDHVDLVGTHPLFGPQSARAGLAGHKIALCNIRGRSHLPLAAFLRTVLGLQVILTTAEQHDIEAATVQGLTHLIARTLSDMGPLPARMTTASFDRLVEAVQMVQGDPPAVFAAIAEANPFAAKVREDFLRKAGAVVGALDAELP
- a CDS encoding GatB/YqeY domain-containing protein yields the protein MDTRTRVNQALKQAMKDKAAERLATLRLINAAIKDKEIAARGDGEEGSIGDAEILGILGKMTKQRNESARAYEEGGRLDLAERELAEITIIEEFLPKQLTEEEIRSAVKSAVSDTGAASIRDMGKVMGVLKSKYTGQVDFGLVGPMVKDELCSEGGC
- the carA gene encoding glutamine-hydrolyzing carbamoyl-phosphate synthase small subunit → MADTAPSKPTACLALADGTVFYGTGFGATGRTVAELCFNTAMTGYQEIMTDPSYAGQIVTFTFPHIGNTGVTPEDDETGDPVAAGMVVKWDPTLASNWRATEELKAWLTRTGRIAIGGIDTRRLTRAIRQQGAPHAALAHDPEGNFDVEALVAAARGWSGLEGLDLAKDVTCAQSYRWDEMRWAWPEGYTRQEAPQHKVVAVDYGAKRNILRCLASAGCDVTVLPATATAEEVLAHNPDGVFLSNGPGDPAATGAYAVPMIKTILDTTDLPVFGICLGHQMLALALGGKTVKMNHGHHGANHPVKEHSTGKVEITSMNHGFAVDAQSLPEGVEETHISLFDGSNCGIAMTGRPVYSVQHHPEASPGPQDSFYLFERFAEAMATRKAS
- a CDS encoding glycosyltransferase, translating into MLPRTTRSSGKGARTSQGNKASAPDVFRYVELANARPDPNLLHKMPPAFWLRNSAVPWMRLGDSIVVAMADLSQADRVQAQLRNAFGTVIPVLARKVQVQDLLTRTLRHRMVRNASVSVPSEMSSRFLAHGRLHMAMAVWMGMVLSLTILVPMFVFNAFSALAFALLLLFTGFRVIGLAGFLAERYRPPLPHRSLLRPDQLPRISVLVPLFREAKISGALLHRLRKLRYPRHLMEVILVLEEDDAITLRAVQKARLPHWIRVIRVPAYADLKTKPRALNYALNHCQGEIIGVWDAEDAPQPDQLHRVAAAFAHAPPELACVQGVLDYYNPRASWIARCFTLEYASWFRIILHGIARMGLVVPLGGTTMFIRRGILDRVGGWDAHNVTEDADLGVRLFRAGYRTKMLASTTYEEANCRPWPWIKQRSRWLKGFMVTYCVHMRSPAQLLRDLGWSRFIGFQIFFLCSVGQFLLAPFLWSFWLVALGLPHPSADTVPGGWLALAVASIVIFELLNQITAVVAAFVTRRRWLALWAPCLLYYYPMGVVAAYKGLYELVFHPFFWDKTDHGFHAPDDYYDPQTRSAIQAEACSSAQS